One window of the Gemmatimonas sp. genome contains the following:
- a CDS encoding 23S rRNA (pseudouridine(1915)-N(3))-methyltransferase RlmH, which produces MRISLLVIGRPRHAGLADAIRDYETRAARYWPLDVIEVKEESGRGLTPALVMDREAQRLSERISGDAQIIACDPGGESMDSTRFAGWLQEQREQARSVAFVIGGAHGLGESVRSRAARRLSLAPWTLPHEVARLVLSEQLYRAGTIIRGEPYHK; this is translated from the coding sequence ATGCGGATCTCGCTGCTGGTAATCGGCCGGCCCCGCCATGCGGGGCTGGCCGATGCCATTCGGGACTATGAGACTCGAGCGGCGCGCTACTGGCCGCTCGACGTGATCGAGGTCAAGGAAGAATCAGGACGCGGACTCACGCCGGCGCTGGTGATGGATCGCGAGGCCCAGCGTCTCTCCGAGCGCATCTCGGGCGATGCGCAGATCATCGCGTGCGATCCGGGCGGAGAATCGATGGACTCCACCCGATTCGCTGGCTGGCTGCAGGAGCAGCGGGAGCAGGCGCGTAGCGTGGCTTTCGTGATTGGCGGGGCGCATGGTCTCGGCGAGTCCGTCCGCAGCCGTGCGGCCCGCCGATTATCGCTCGCCCCGTGGACGTTGCCGCATGAGGTAGCGCGGCTGGTGCTCTCGGAGCAATTGTACCGGGCGGGCACCATTATTCGAGGCGAACCGTACCACAAGTGA
- a CDS encoding Glu/Leu/Phe/Val dehydrogenase — MAIDLLRLPTDSIVRPDKDRFLNEENPFEAMMSRFDRAAELLDLEPGIYKILRNPEKQLIVSVPVQLDNGDVEVFTGYRVLYNTSRGPAKGGIRFDMKVTLEEVKALAAWMTWKCAVVNLPFGGAKGGVICDPLTMSVGELERVTRRYTKGIISLLGPDTDVPAPDVNTNERVMAWVMDTYSMHVGRTENAVVTGKPIEMGGSHGRREATGRGCMLVTREALDHLGLSMKGATVAVQGFGNVGSTAAKLMAAEGCKIVGIGDRAGSFYNAKGIDVDAAIAYVQKHRSLEGFAGAEMIDADTLLTLDVDVLVPAALENVITTKNAARIRAKVICEGANGPTTAAADPILDEKGIFVIPDILANAGGVTVSYFEWVQDRMGYFWSEADVNERLGGIMTRSFQDVLSLSKQHRVNMRTAAYMLSISRVATVHRLRGIYA; from the coding sequence ATGGCTATCGACCTCCTCCGCCTGCCGACGGACAGTATCGTCCGCCCGGACAAGGACAGGTTCCTGAACGAAGAAAATCCGTTCGAAGCGATGATGTCTCGCTTCGACCGTGCCGCCGAGCTGCTCGATCTCGAGCCCGGCATCTACAAGATTTTGCGCAACCCTGAAAAGCAGCTGATCGTTTCGGTACCCGTGCAGCTCGACAACGGGGACGTGGAGGTGTTCACGGGCTACCGCGTGTTGTACAACACGTCGCGTGGTCCGGCGAAGGGCGGCATCCGCTTCGACATGAAGGTGACGCTCGAAGAAGTAAAGGCGCTTGCGGCGTGGATGACGTGGAAATGTGCCGTGGTGAACCTGCCATTCGGCGGCGCAAAGGGCGGCGTGATCTGTGATCCGCTCACGATGAGCGTCGGTGAACTCGAGCGTGTGACGCGCCGCTACACCAAGGGCATCATTTCCCTGCTTGGACCCGACACCGACGTGCCGGCACCGGATGTCAATACGAACGAGCGGGTGATGGCCTGGGTCATGGACACCTACTCGATGCATGTGGGTCGCACCGAGAACGCCGTCGTCACTGGGAAGCCGATCGAGATGGGCGGCTCGCATGGTCGCCGTGAAGCCACGGGTCGTGGCTGCATGCTCGTAACGCGCGAAGCGCTTGACCACCTTGGACTCTCCATGAAGGGAGCGACGGTCGCCGTTCAGGGCTTCGGCAATGTCGGCTCGACGGCGGCCAAATTGATGGCCGCCGAGGGCTGCAAGATCGTGGGCATCGGCGATCGGGCCGGATCGTTCTACAACGCAAAGGGCATCGATGTCGATGCCGCGATTGCATATGTGCAGAAGCATCGCTCGCTTGAGGGCTTCGCGGGCGCCGAGATGATCGACGCCGACACGCTGCTGACGCTCGACGTGGACGTTCTGGTTCCGGCCGCGCTCGAGAACGTCATCACCACGAAGAATGCGGCCCGTATCCGCGCCAAGGTGATCTGCGAAGGCGCCAACGGTCCGACTACCGCCGCCGCCGATCCGATCCTCGATGAGAAGGGCATCTTCGTGATTCCGGACATTCTGGCCAATGCGGGCGGCGTGACGGTGTCGTACTTCGAGTGGGTGCAGGATCGCATGGGCTACTTCTGGTCGGAGGCCGACGTCAACGAACGACTTGGCGGCATCATGACGCGCAGCTTCCAGGACGTACTTTCGCTTTCGAAGCAGCATCGCGTAAACATGCGGACGGCCGCGTACATGCTGTCGATCAGTCGGGTGGCCACCGTGCATCGTCTGCGCGGCATCTACGCGTGA
- the bshC gene encoding bacillithiol biosynthesis BshC, producing MTVREPVPMSVDGVIVRTAQLGGSTLSQAVQRGDVGAEWYSQRPNSPAAWRAHALQVRASLDGYDWLTTLAPAFAATGAAADRLAQAAARGVVVTTGQQPGLFGGPAYTWSKALSALSLADELSAAIDMPVAPVFWAATDDADWMEAAVTHVATARGLQSLSLSGQPTEGVAMADVPLGDLSAARAALTTACGSAAQASVLDAVDAAYVPHATVGAAYVQLLRSLLEPLGIAVLDASHPAFRVASDRFLRHALTAAAAVSESLSARTQAIESAGYAPQVDVIDGLSLVFHTGLVSIGEGVQRVRVRVPVAEAATVAREAEPGTLGANVLLRPVLERSLLPTLTYLAGPGELAYFAQVSPIASALGAPAPVASPRWAGEVIDGDAYRALDRLGLSEAMLRDPHAAEQQVAQRLLDDGISDTLERLRVAIDAQLRALRDSVDGAGSPVNHDVIAGLSRDLTHRIDKFEHRVLGGVKRNEVDAMRELAYVRASLRPMGKSPERVLNLLPYLARFGVGLLLRLRDASQSHAQSLVHGTRAAS from the coding sequence GTGACTGTCCGTGAACCAGTTCCGATGTCGGTAGACGGCGTGATCGTACGCACGGCCCAGCTGGGCGGCAGCACGCTTTCTCAAGCGGTGCAGCGCGGCGACGTCGGGGCGGAGTGGTATTCCCAACGGCCCAACTCCCCGGCCGCGTGGCGCGCACATGCATTGCAGGTGCGTGCCTCATTGGATGGTTACGACTGGCTCACGACGCTGGCCCCGGCCTTCGCGGCCACGGGGGCCGCTGCCGATCGCTTGGCACAGGCGGCCGCTCGCGGCGTGGTCGTCACGACGGGGCAGCAGCCCGGCCTGTTCGGCGGGCCGGCGTACACCTGGAGCAAAGCGCTCAGTGCGCTGTCGTTGGCGGACGAACTTTCGGCAGCCATCGATATGCCTGTGGCGCCCGTGTTCTGGGCAGCCACCGATGACGCCGATTGGATGGAAGCTGCCGTCACGCACGTCGCGACGGCGCGCGGTCTTCAGTCACTGTCCCTTTCCGGGCAACCGACGGAAGGCGTCGCCATGGCCGACGTGCCGCTCGGTGACCTGAGCGCTGCCAGAGCCGCGCTCACCACGGCGTGCGGATCGGCCGCGCAGGCGAGCGTGCTCGATGCCGTCGATGCGGCGTATGTGCCGCATGCCACCGTCGGCGCCGCGTACGTGCAATTGCTCCGGTCGCTGCTCGAACCGCTCGGCATAGCGGTACTCGATGCGTCGCATCCCGCCTTCCGCGTCGCGTCGGATCGCTTCCTGCGCCATGCGCTCACGGCAGCCGCGGCGGTTTCAGAATCGTTGTCAGCCCGCACGCAGGCGATCGAGAGCGCTGGCTATGCGCCGCAAGTCGATGTCATCGACGGCCTGTCCCTGGTATTTCACACCGGCTTGGTTTCGATCGGCGAAGGCGTGCAACGCGTGCGGGTGCGCGTGCCCGTCGCAGAGGCTGCCACCGTTGCCCGTGAAGCAGAACCCGGCACGCTCGGCGCGAACGTGCTCTTACGTCCAGTGCTGGAGCGCTCGCTGCTGCCGACGCTGACGTATCTCGCGGGGCCCGGTGAGCTGGCGTATTTCGCGCAGGTCTCACCGATCGCGTCGGCGCTCGGCGCACCGGCGCCGGTGGCGTCTCCGCGCTGGGCCGGAGAGGTGATCGACGGCGATGCCTATCGCGCGCTTGATCGCCTTGGTCTGTCGGAGGCCATGCTTCGCGACCCGCACGCCGCCGAACAGCAGGTTGCCCAGCGCCTGCTCGACGACGGGATCAGCGACACGCTCGAGCGCCTGCGTGTGGCGATCGATGCGCAGCTCCGTGCGCTGCGCGACAGTGTCGACGGTGCCGGTTCGCCGGTCAACCACGACGTGATCGCCGGATTGTCGCGCGACCTCACGCACCGAATCGATAAGTTCGAGCACCGTGTGCTAGGCGGCGTGAAGCGGAACGAAGTCGACGCGATGCGCGAGCTCGCCTACGTGCGCGCCTCGCTGCGTCCCATGGGGAAGTCACCGGAGCGCGTGCTCAACTTGCTGCCGTATCTCGCGCGATTCGGCGTCGGGCTCTTGCTCCGCCTCCGCGACGCGTCGCAATCGCACGCGCAGTCGCTCGTGCATGGAACGCGCGCCGCCTCATGA